One genomic window of Lagenorhynchus albirostris chromosome 17, mLagAlb1.1, whole genome shotgun sequence includes the following:
- the OXR1 gene encoding oxidation resistance protein 1 isoform X8, with product MSRLWYGKKGRRHQPINQKYTLITTREDINSKQVTPVKADLESESFRPNLSDPSELLLPDQIEKLTKHLPPRTIGYPWTLVYGTGKHGTSLKTLYRTMTGLDTPVLMVIKDSDGQVFGALASEPFKVSDGFYGTGETFVFTFCPQFEVFKWTGDNMFFIKGDMDSLAFGGGGGEFALWLDGDLYHGRSHSCKTFGNHTLSKKEDFFIQDIEIWAFE from the exons ATGTCTCGTCTCTGGTATGGGAAAAAGGGGAGAAGGCATCAACCAATTAATCAAAAATATACTCTG ATTACTACAAGGGAAGATATAAATTCAAAGCAGGTTACTCCAGTGAAAGCAGACCTGGAATCTGAATCTTTTCGACCAAACCTAAGTGATCCCAGTGAACTCTTACTGCCAGATCAAATTGAAAAG cttaCCAAGCATCTTCCACCAAGAACAATTGGCTATCCATGGACTCTTGTTTATGGTACTGGGAAGCATGGTACAAGCTTGAAGACCCTTTATCGAACAATGACAGGTTTAGACACTCCAGTGCTGATGGTGATTAAAGACAGTGATGGGCAG GTTTTTGGTGCATTGGCGTCTGAGCCATTTAAAGTAAGTGATGGCTTTTATGGTACTGGAGAGACCTTTGTTTTTACATTCTGTCCACAATTTGAG GTCTTTAAGTGGACAGGAGATAATATGTTTTTTATCAAAGGAGACATGGATTCACTAGCTTTTGGTGGTGGAGG GGGAGAATTTGCCCTGTGGCTTGATGGAGATCTCTACCATGGAAGAAGCCATTCTTGTAAAACATTTGGAAATCATACACTTTCTAAGAAGGAAGACTTCTTTATCCAAGACATTGAAATCTGGGCTTTTGAATGA
- the OXR1 gene encoding oxidation resistance protein 1 isoform X7, giving the protein MSRLWYGKKGRRHQPINQKYTLVVSVAEYHRRIDALNTEELRTLCRRLQITTREDINSKQVTPVKADLESESFRPNLSDPSELLLPDQIEKLTKHLPPRTIGYPWTLVYGTGKHGTSLKTLYRTMTGLDTPVLMVIKDSDGQVFGALASEPFKVSDGFYGTGETFVFTFCPQFEVFKWTGDNMFFIKGDMDSLAFGGGGGEFALWLDGDLYHGRSHSCKTFGNHTLSKKEDFFIQDIEIWAFE; this is encoded by the exons ATGTCTCGTCTCTGGTATGGGAAAAAGGGGAGAAGGCATCAACCAATTAATCAAAAATATACTCTG GTAGTGTCAGTGGCTGAGTATCACCGCAGGATCGATGCTCTAAATACTGAAGAACTGCGCACACTCTGCAGACGTCTCCAG ATTACTACAAGGGAAGATATAAATTCAAAGCAGGTTACTCCAGTGAAAGCAGACCTGGAATCTGAATCTTTTCGACCAAACCTAAGTGATCCCAGTGAACTCTTACTGCCAGATCAAATTGAAAAG cttaCCAAGCATCTTCCACCAAGAACAATTGGCTATCCATGGACTCTTGTTTATGGTACTGGGAAGCATGGTACAAGCTTGAAGACCCTTTATCGAACAATGACAGGTTTAGACACTCCAGTGCTGATGGTGATTAAAGACAGTGATGGGCAG GTTTTTGGTGCATTGGCGTCTGAGCCATTTAAAGTAAGTGATGGCTTTTATGGTACTGGAGAGACCTTTGTTTTTACATTCTGTCCACAATTTGAG GTCTTTAAGTGGACAGGAGATAATATGTTTTTTATCAAAGGAGACATGGATTCACTAGCTTTTGGTGGTGGAGG GGGAGAATTTGCCCTGTGGCTTGATGGAGATCTCTACCATGGAAGAAGCCATTCTTGTAAAACATTTGGAAATCATACACTTTCTAAGAAGGAAGACTTCTTTATCCAAGACATTGAAATCTGGGCTTTTGAATGA